TCGAGGACGTAATGCCTTTTTTGTTGTAATAAACCACCCTTTTAATCAGCTCCAAAGTGCATATTGTGGCTGAGGCACCATCTTTACATTTATATGAACTCGGTTCAGATGTTGAGGTTGTTGAGAATGCTTCGCTGGTGATTGATCCAATGATGATATTGTATGATTTAACAAAAAGTGAGGGAAGGTTGGTTGGTGCATGCACTATCCTCTGATGTAAAATATTTACGAGCGCCTATTCTCCTCTTGTCATATCTTGTATTGAGGTGCTCACGCCAACACCGGTTGTCCATCCTGCCTTTCTCAATGGCCTGAGctatattgaaaaggaaatgctaATGTTTGGAAGGAAGTGATAGGCTTTATCATGCCATTTCTTTTGATGGATATTCAGATGTATTTTCTCGGGAAAGTAGGCAATCAAAAGGACACTTAAAATTACAGAACTTTACAGCTTAAAATTTCCTTCTGTGTTTGACCACAGTTAATGTTATTAGTGGAAAGTATTGTGTGTGGGAAGGAAGccctgaaatgaattttaagcatttcaggGCTTCCTTGAGGGTCATTAGAAAAATTATCTGGTTTGTGCATTTGGTGTTGTCAATGAGCTTTTAGGTTGCCAGGTGTGGGAATTTATGGTATCTTCAATGATAATTACATAGTTAGTACTGATTTGGTCCCTCAATTCCAAAATTGCTAGAATTTTCAGGGtgggaacataatttttttatattaatcccGTAGAATGATGGGGATGTTGAAGAGCTTAACCCCaaacctaataatttattttaatattgatacCTGCTGCAAAATCAGGTGCTAAACTTCCTTTCCATGGAGAAATACCAATTATGAACTGCATATATTAACCATATGATTCATTGCCTGTTCACTGTGGGTTAGTAATCCTGGTAATTTAAATACCTTCGTAAAAAAACTTGCAAGGATGTCTTCCGTCTTAATTTCTTTTGTACCTtacaccataaatggatttacACTTGAATTGTTCTATTACTTTAATTAATAGGCTTCAATTATCAGCCTTCTGACTATTCCTTTCATCACAATCATATCTAAACCtccattgaatgaaaagtgaCCTTTTATGGGTGAAGCAACTCTAAAATAGGCTGAAAGTGTTATGGAAAGATCCTCAAACTAATGAGAAAAAAGGACAGCCAAGTGGAGAGCCTATAATTAAAGTAAGGATCAATTAATGTTAGGTTTCCTCAAGATCTTGGGCTTTATAATTTGTATGAATATGTTGTAACCCTTTTGAAATGGGCAGTCTGTCATACAGGGTATTATTTCAGTGTGTACACTGTTATGTTAAATCAATCAATTGTATTATTGGATGTGGATGGTTTACAACCCTTTCCAGAAAAATTGAAACGATTTTGACAACAAAGAAGTAATCAAAGTAATGCTGACCATAGCGAATCCCAAGAAAAAAAGCTGCTCTGGTGTGAACTCTTCTAATCCTTGCAGTCTTGGCTCAGGACCATGTTTTTGTACGAATCTGCGGTAGGCAAGGTAAGCTTGTCGTATTCCTCCATTGTCTGCTATATTCTCTCCTTGTGTAATGACACCATTTGCCTAAAAGAAGACGTATTTGTATCAAGTTGAGCACTCTGAAGTAAATCAGCTTTTGAGTGTTATTACTTTAGGGCTTACCATAGCTTCTGTTCCCAGCAAAATATCTAGTTCTGGTACCCTGTAACTtccatattggtcaatgaaacaCTGGGCTTTTTTCAGATATGTTTCAATGGTGGACTGAGACCACCACTGGGCCAAATTGCCATGAAGGTCACTCTGTCTTCCCATATCATCAAAGCCGTGAGTTATTTCATGTCCTATAACAACTCCAATGCTGCCATAATTTAGAGCTCTGTGTCAATAAATGATAAGTGATATTTTAGTTTTGTATTGTTGTATGGAGGCTTTTACCTCTCACAAATGTCTCTTATGGGTACATACATGCATCTCTCTTTTTAAGTTACAGCCACtaggtataaaaaattaattctcaatGGGGGGTTAACtaattaagttcattttgtgatttattaTGTATGAAGAGATGTTagctatttttttagttttgtttgtACAATACCATCCTATACTTACTGAATGCGGCCTTTTTTGAAGAATGGTGACTGAAGTATGGCTGCTGGGAATGCTGTGGAAAAGAAACTATATTTTACAATAGCAAATTAATCTTACAGTCTTTACTTAATggtcttaaaaaattaatattctgattgggtataaatttaaaattctggtTCACTCGTTCATTCAAATCTGGttgcattatattattatatacttaGGCAAATCTTCAGAACTATTGGATTATGATAGACCTCATCATCGATCATTTGACCGTTCGTTAGATAATCCACTCATGCCATGGCCCCTTTAATCCCTTCTATTCTCCTTCCATTGAAATGTTGAAATGACAAAGGAAAGGCATTGCTCAGAAACCAAAGTAAAATGTGTCTAGAATAAATTCGTGAATGGATTATCTGTCTCAGTGACTATTCACTTTGgcttttctttcatttacaaCAGACTTTCGAAGCTCTACTGTTTTATGCTTTCAATGAAGTATTATATTCCTTGAAgagtcatttttttcttacacttactgattgcattcttCTGTGGATTATAGAATGCATTAACAACAGCAGGACTTGTGGTCCACctagaaaaggaataaaatatggaTAGGTGCACTTATAATTGTCAGATACATTAAATTATCCTTGTTATAGCTCATTCTGTTGCAGTGAATATCTGTTCATGGTACTATAATTTGGCagtaatgaataattttggtgCTTAAAATTCATCAGTTTGTATAACTTCTCTCATCTGAAGAATACTTACTCAGAACGATCTGTTGGTTTCCTTAGCTTTATGAAAGCTTTCTTTACAAAGAAGGTGTAGGTGGAGACAACATTTTGGAAATGACTCTTTCCAACCGACAGCTGAAAAGAGATTTATGTTAGTTTCTATTCTCTTTCTTTCCCATTTTATGGTACAATAATGAAAAGTTGTTGTTTGAATTTGGAGATTTTGTTGTAAATTCGGGCCCAACTCAATGGGGTGCTTAGCTATTTACCTGGCCACTGGACTAGATTCCCTAACCCTGTCTTAGCATGAGTCCATGGtcaaattattgcattacaaGTGTGTTATAATgccaaatattgcttttgattttcaataatttactcttgtATAAGAATAAGTAacgttttaaaaaactttttggaATTTCAAATAGATTGCTAGCATTGATAATGACAAAGTAAAAGATAAATTTGTTGgaatgatgaaatatatttttaaaaacagggcAAGATGCATTGAAAATTAACATATTAGACTACATAGATACCCCTTTGTAGCGTTCTTCAAGAGCTGTTATGTTGCTATACCAGGGAGGATAACCAATGAATTGAGTCATGGCATCTGCCTTCTTGCGTGCAGCCTCCTTGGTCTCATTATCCATCCATGTGAGTCTGCCTACCTCATCTTTGAAAGCTTCACGTATGTGCTCCACCATGTTATCAGCCTGTTGGAAAATAATTGAGTGTTTAGTTCTTGTAGCTGCTCAAGCAAAAAACAAGGGAGAAATGGGGGTGTTATATTAATTAAGAAAGAGTACAGGATTgtatgaaattgattttgaaaatctgCTTCATTGATGGAAAACATTAAGAGGTGAAAGGAATGCCCTCCTCTCTGTTCAGTGgtaaaaatgctcaaaaatcTAAGCATTATGCTACCTGTTCAAATTttagagttaaaaattaaaatcctatGCCCTTGTCCAACTATTCAGGGGAAAGTTCCCAATCTGATATTCTTGaaaggtaattaattttttactatggTTTTACtctaatgtaaaattaattttccctgttatcatatttaatttttaatcatcccCTATATTTCACCAACTTAATAAatgagtgttttattttttcaaatttatttacataCTTCATATTTCATTATGAGTCCAAAAacatattcttttgaaaatttttctttccgcACTATAACTAATTTGCTAACCAAAATATGCTGCATTATCTCCTGACAAGACTTGAATCTCATTATATAATCCAATTGTTGATAGCTTATTGTAGTACATATTGAATTTCACTGTTTCAATGAGAGATTTTGTGGAAATGGCatggatttcaaaattttgtggCCACAATGATGCATTTATTCATCCCACTTCAGATTTACCAAACTTAAAATTTGAACTTAAATGAATTGATGGGTAATTATTCCaatgtttatttactttaatctTTGAAGTACATGTATACTCACTGATTTCTTTGCATCAACATCAAAGTAACGTTGGACATACTGGTAGCCTGTTGCAAAATCAAAATATGCCCCAACATGATGCACACAGTCTCGCCAGCGAGGTTGGTCTTCCTTTACCCCACTCAGGATTTGGCCAAACTGGAATGCTAGATCTCGCATGCGTTTCGTTGTTTCAGTACTCAGGGCCTTGACAATTTTCCAATGTATGTAATTAGCTAGAAATAGGGAAAAGTACATTTTATCAATTGTGGAATAAGTTacaaaaatgaatgcatattaatttattttagtgataTGATGCAATCATCATTTTAAAGTAAGGTTTCAGTAGCATTGGAAAACTGTAATTCATTGCTTATGGGAAACCTGCACATTAGCTAGTAGATTAATTCATCTGATTCCACCTTCTTTAATGCAATCCATTTGTGCCACTCATGAATGACGATGAAATACAAGGCAACAATGCAATTCCATGTAAGCTATCTACTCATTCATTTCTTGCTGGGGGTTATCGAAAACAAATTGTTGTAATAGAGCTATGCACACCTGGTTTGATAGATTGATTTCACACACTATCATATCAGCAAACATTGTAATCACTATTTTATGAACTAGGTGCAGATATATGCACAGGCTAATATCATGTGATTAGGATGATGTGATGTTTAAGTTTACTGCTGGAGGAGAAAGAATTTCTTGACCTTGACTATATTTTCTTTACCAAATCTAATTACTTTCTATGTAGTTTCTGAAAGTTCTAGTCTTTCAAGAAATATCCTGGAAAATGTGATTGTATGGACTCTGGATGTGGATAATGTGTGATTTTATGGACTCTGCATGGGGAAAATATGTGATAGCCGAAGTTACCCCACCTTATTGGGTGACTTCGGCCgcagtaaatatttatttgtaagttgggCTTGCTTTGATTCAAAACTTTAAACCTAATTGGAATTTCAAGCTTTCcctattacttatttaatttttgtcaaaagAGGGAACCCATTCAATGGAAGAAATAACCAAAGGACTGTCATAAAATTTCCGGAGTCACGTACCCCATTTGACGGTACTCCCATTAATGTCCTCACCAATTATCTTACCTCcacacaggggcggtctggggtgattgaaGGCCCTCGGCtagggctcatgatggggcccccctCTCCCGGGAATATGGgagtcctcccccggaaaattttacgaaattgcaTGCcctgaaatggattttgatgcaattcaggctcttaaaaaccagataaaagttaatgaaaagcAATTCCGTAAGACAAAAtaactatgaaaagtgagaatttcacaggatataaaaatgaatagtgtattatggttctattatctattaattagtgaatattttccttgaaactgtGCTGAAATGTAAACAAAAAGTCTGaagtaaccttttcgaataacccttttaaAAAGCATATTGTTCTCTTTTACATTATAACaccttcattttattcatttttttgtgtaatcATTCCACACCGAGTATGCATAGAGTGTAAAACAAATAGCGAATATGtataattttgtaattgcaaaaaacTTAGGTTAAAGTAATCTAAGACTTTTGTATTGCACTTTCCATATGCGCTTCTGCACTAAAGacacgagcgttgtggggggcccTTAAGCTCCGGGCCCTCGGTGATTGCCGAgatggccagaccgcccctgcctcCACATTACACTATGCCATGTCTTGGAAAGCATTACTTTACAAACGACCCTGTGCTCATCCTGGGAGGTAAGCAACCAACCTTACGGATATGCCTGAAGGTGATTCTTGCTGCATCATTGGTTAATGCAGGGGTCGTATCTGTGCAGGATGCACCTTGTTCCTTGGCGTACTAGCCCCTCATTTGGTAATGTATGCAGGGAAAGAATCATGGAAAGAGAGTCCCTTTTCCGTAAGGTCATAAAAAATTCTAGCTTCAATAATGACGTCATATCATGACTTCGTTCATTCATTAGAATTCAATAATTTGAGATTCTAAGGCGAAAGGATGTTTTTGATCACGGCCTAATCTCACCGTTGATATTGCGAGAAGTTGGTTATGGATGAAAAGCTGATAAATTAATTGACATTGTATGATATTTTGATGTTTGTTATCGGGCGGCATATCACgatattttatcgaaaaactatgtGCCGCCAATGCCCAAAATTTAGTATCAGATCCTCTATAGATTTTATGCGTGATATTTTCCGATATTTCAATGCATCGCCCAGGCCTACTCCTGTTATGGCCATGTCCCCCCTGAGGCCCGGAATCAatgggactgcgtagaggaggcctaattccatcccacagaagacTTATTTCTAcatgccgcttcggtcgcattttaatcggtttccataaatgtccgcggcgcgatgatgagtgcaatgcgattcttttttgtacaatattttgtAGTAGAATGTTTGgaattgcgaggaacagcattgaaatgttgtgaatttgatagatcacatcataatgTGTATAATGTTCGGTTAGCatccttaattataccttatttccccgtggaactcgggtcaatttttccgtcagcgacgctagtggcgacttttgtaaactcatttaaatgcgcggtgggtgacagatatttagaggccgaattgaggatcctcttttgtaatattcgtgcccggAATCACCCTTGGCGAGCCTGGTCGCATCAGCTCTTTGGCCTCACCGATTACCCGAAGAGGCGTCCTGTCCAGCAGTGCTTCCAGCCTGAATATGTAGTCCACTTCCCGCACGATGATCCTTTCCTCTGGGTCCACGCTCGCAACGCCTTTCAGGACGTTGCTGAGGAACCGATTCCACTTGATCCGGGCGTATGGCTGCGTCACCTCGGCCCTTTCCGTCCACTTCTGCAGGGTCCGCAGTATCATTGGGTTGTACAGTTTGAATGGGTCCCTCCTCTGCTCGCTTGGAGTAGATATCTTTAGGAAAAGTGTGCGGGATATAAAACAGGGTGATTCAAGAAGTATACCacaactttaaaaatttctatgtaaTCAAAGAAGCACAACAAGAAACTTTTGTTGAACATCCTTATAAAGagcatgggcgcacccagcgaggggaaggagggggaagatgcccccctagaagcaaaaatcgcaaatgtctttcaggaaaataatatttttccaagcaaataattttaaaaagtaataaagagctgttacctacagttttccttaaaatgttgttttcattcaccttttccatgtttaaatcttacctacaacttgaaaaaccatggatACGCCCTTGATAAAGagtatataaaaatgtttttttttcacttaaaaaatagtTCCCAAATGTTCAATATGAACCCCTAAAGGCACTCAATAAACCAGCGATATCAACCCAATACTCAAATTTGTTCCACATTctcaatcagtggcgtaactcggaatattctttggggggatTAGggggctttggagggggatgagggagatTAGCGGGGGCTAcacccccaggaaacggggaaaggaaaaatattgaaaaataacatgcctgaaaatgcaatttaaatcaatttggcatttaaaatttaactttaagcagatgcagttaatacatatcaaatccagacaagatttttaaatcattttttgatttctatgaggctttgggggcAGGATAcatcccccctccaccctccatagttacgccactgctctcaATAATATATCGGGCGTAACAGTTTGGATAGCTTCTGTTGTTTCTTGTTTCCGATCATCAATACTTAATGGTAGAAGTGGTCGAAACGTCATTTCcttaacagtggcgtaactaggaacatgctttggaAGGGgttcttccccccacccccccaggcaacgggaggtctggaaaaatttttgaataatgaaatgcccggaaatacattttacatcattttggcccttaaaatttaaccataagcagatgcagttattatgcgtcaaaactagacaatagttataaatattttgttatttgtcagaggctttggggggaatcgATACCCTccacccatagttacgccactgatccttAACATGATGAAAAATCACAGCGGATGAGGTCAGGGCTTCTTGGAGGCCATTGGTGAAGTAGGCTTACGTCAACGGCGCTTCAAGCGAACAATTAATGAGCGACTAAACGAAACATAAGAGCTTAAGAAATTTCGAGCTATAAAACTTTGGAGCCTCCTTAATTCGACGACGGATAGTGCTTATCTGTCCTTTCCTTCTCTGCAGAATTACCGATTTTTAAGGTTGTAGTATTCTTTTTTAATCACCCTGTATAATAAGTTGATGTTAGGAGGCGAACAAAACTGATTATCCAAGCATGGCGAAGAGTACCGAAAACGGTGGCTTACGATCTTTTAAGCATCAGAATATGTGTTAGAATAGATTTCTGGCATTTTTGTGCCACGATATATTTGAGCTAAAGAATAGTAAAGCTAATGTTTCAATTTTTAGTCTGTAACACAAAATCTTTTAGTAAAGACAGACTGATATTGAGACTGCGCTAAATTAGCGTATTTAAGTTAAGGTGAAGAATATTGGTTCGATCAGGTCTCacagttaattattttatgatgttgAGAGTGAAATTGCGCGTGAAAAATGTTTCTAAATTAGCCTTGTGACATCTTAATTTCGCTATAACGGGTCTACTCCTCTCATTTACCTTTACTGCTGTGTTGTTGAAAATGCGTTTttggtgtattttatttatcttaaggTTTTCTTCGTCATCGCAAATGTCTAGCTCTTTATGAGACTTAAAATTCGATGCCTTCAGCTCTACAAAAAATGCTTCTAATAAGTGATGAAATAGTATTCATAGTGACTTATAATTCAATTTGTTGAAAAGATACGGCCTTTTTCCCTCAGAACGAGGAAGAAGGAAAGAATATAGAACGTATATGAGCCTCCGGATGCTCCCTGTGCGATAAGGTCAGTGACCGGAAGATGCTCCAGTATATGGAGTGAAAAAAAGAtgattatgtgatatttttagcCGTAACACCATAAACTGAAAACTAAGAAATTTAAAGCAACATGGACATTGAAATTAATCGCGAATCTCTTATTTCTTTTGCCGAGAATTCTTTGCTTGAGAACAGACGCAATTACGTTAACTAGTCGTGTGTCtgctgtattttataattttatgctgTACCAATTCCAGGACAACTTAGGGAATTTCTGGGTCCATTAATGTAGCTGGATCAATGGCGTAACtctggggggatgaggggatagatccccccccaaagcctcggagaaaaaaaaatatttaaaactattgtctagttttggcatttaataactgcatctgcttaaagttaaatttttagcgtcacaatgatgtaaaatgcatttccatgcatgtcatttttcaaaaattttcccggatcccGTTGCATTGGGAGGGGGGGTCGCAACCCCAGTCTATCCCATCCCCcaaaccatattcctagttacgccactgagctgGATAATTTTCATCGTTGCTAAAGACCTCTTTGAATTCGTATGAATTATTCAGGAGAAATAAATCAGCCTTTTGGTTCCTCAAATTACCTATCGACTACTACCATACTTACCTTACGTCAAAATTTATTATCAACTATTGCTTTATATCCACCTCTTCCATTTCATTCCTAAGCCTATTCTTTGGCTTCACATCTCTAACAGTTTGAGTGATAGTATCTCTCGTATTCAGGCGGGATTTCTCAATTTCGTGCATTTTGTCTTGTGTTAACTTAAGCgagaatatttacatatttaaaaagtgtagaatacatattttctgtatttcaaaGCCATCTTATTGTATacgaatattcgtattttttagaGAATACTAAGGCTAAGTCGAACCCTGTGCCGACTATTACTATCATTGCGGATAAAATCTGCTCGAGTTTGGCACCGGATGAGTCTGTTTAAGGCCTTAAACAGACTTCCCCGGTAACacacccgagaagattttatcaatagtttTCGCCGGTAAAGCTTACGATTTGTTACCATTGTCTTATTAATGAAAAAGCATAGGTATGCtaaaaagataataattattgcattacaCGATTTCGAAACACATTAAGCctaaaattgaaattggaatatGATAAATGATACATATaagatttcaagaaaatattgtgTTCTGGAAAGACCCTTGGAGCACCGTACATGCAAGTTTTACGAAAATAGGCTAGGGAAAAACCAGAACGTGAGTGGGCAGTGAAGAATCAACTTcggcagtggcgcagctaggaattaaggctaggggggggttttaggcgcaactaatacttacgggtgtgggggtattgcatacccaccagggtaagcaggagttgcgggggccctcctccagaaaaaaactttaagaataatggctcaaaatggcgagttttacagctttctgagggatatttgattaatccaagcactattgtataagtaatactaatccattaagtaaaatggattaaacttaaaaatttctctgacctctggggggggggatttatcctccaaaaccccccctcgctgcgccactgagcttCGGTATCGGAGATCTTTATATAGATATTGCTTACTTTGGCCAATTCGATTTCGAACTCGATGAGGTTGAAGGAATCAACGGCGATCCGTGATTTGGTGACCGCTTTCGACTTGTTGCTGGGTATAGGCTCGCGCAGTGCCTTGGTCACCTCCCATGCGGCGGCCGCCAGCCACTGTCGGTAGGCCTCGATCTGCTTGCTGTACGTCAAGGGCTCAATCAGCATGGATCGAGGCAACCCGAAGGAGGCTTGGTCTACCTGAGGAAAGAATAACAGTCAGAAGAAACGATTAGGCTTACTACGATGACACATTACGGCTAGGGATGTGCCAAGTTAATGGCCATCTTACGACTCTTTCGAAGAAACTTTGGCGGAGTAATCGGATTCAAAAATCGGccagttttatttcaattttgtttcaaGTTATACGCTAGACTTGGAATTTAAATCATAGATACGTGATTTCTATTCCTTCAATggtggcagggtaaagtcctcgcctgccaaataagaggtcgcgagttcgagttgAGTCCATTTGGAGAGATTGCCCATATCTAGGGTATGGTTATTCATGCATTATTACGGCTAGGGTTGTGCCAAGTTAATGGCCATCTTACGACTCTTTCGTAGAAAATTTGGCGGAGTAATCGGATTTAAAAACCGgtcagttttatttaaattttgtttcaagttATACGTTATACTTGGAATTAAAATCAAAGATACGTGATTTCTATTCCTTCAATGGTGGCAGGGTAAAGTCCCTGCcagccaaataagaggtcgcgggttcgagttccgtctGGAGAGGTTGCCCATATCTAGGGCATGGTTATTCATGCACGTGTAATAGTTAAATTGTTGAAAACGTCAATGTAAAGGGCCAATCCGCTGTTTTGGGTGGTGTGGGAGTAAATTGggtccataaaaaaattaaaatcgacgTAATATTTTCCGCTGACTGGCTAGATCCGCCTTTAGATTAGCTTCGTTGAGGTTAGGTGTAGAATATTTGTTCGATCCCAGgtcaagttaaaatttttttatgatttatttttatgtgatattCACCACTTCTCTCCCGGCATGCTTTAAAATAGTCAAATATGAATGCAAGCGCACCACTGGTTGCAGGATACTTGGTACCCTAATCACTGTTGCGTTATCGTATTCCATGGCCAAAAACATGACAGTAGGTACTTATCTATATTTGACCACATATCTCCGTAAAATTGAATGAGAATTCGGGGTAGTATAGCGGACTTCACAGATGTTCGGAAAGCCTATGGACCATGGTTTCATCCACGGTCCGggtgaaatattttctcgaaattacaattttcaatttttttagatcgcATTTATTTCCATGCATTGACGTAGGTGCATAAGAAACCCCGAACGAAACGGATGTATAGTAGGCAACGGATGAGGACCCTTTCAAGGCTACAACACACTGGGGCCGGGAATCAGTACCGGAACTGATTCGCCCAGTCAATCGGACATTGCTTGGCAGAGGCgcacctaggaattaaggctggggggaggaggtttaggtgcaactaataccggggtatgtgggggtatggaatacccaccaggataagcagttggtgtgagattaataaattgcggaattttaagataaatggttccaaatggttagttttacggctttctgagggatattttattaatccttgctctattctattagtaatatcaatccaattaagtaaaatggattaaacttaaaatttctccgacttttggggggggggggggtgtttatcccccaaaacccccacccctcgctgcgccactgttggtTGGAAGTTCATTAAGTGATTGCACAAGGTGCGCGAGCAACGTGTAACTTGACAAATTTTCGATCGTTGGAGTTCCTTCACTCTCGATTGAGCTCACGATTATCTAACATCTAACGTAGTGGCGATTGTGTATGTGCGATCGTCATCAAGCAATCGATATTTacgatcacgaatattacaatagaggatcctcaattcaGCCTAATAATGTGTTGCCGCCGCGCGTAAATGGATTTACAgaggtcgccactcgcgtcgctgacggacaaattgatccgagatccttggggaaataaggtatagttag
This genomic interval from Ischnura elegans chromosome 5, ioIscEleg1.1, whole genome shotgun sequence contains the following:
- the LOC124158749 gene encoding neprilysin-4-like, translated to MRLKTWELFYFITAVNIIQCAHIRQRSLTQSDSSYLGRLAKLIVEEEENDIAHILDREVCSTKACKATAKEILKNMNRSADPCDDFYNFACGGWIAGNPVPPTQSHWNQFELINEKLDLQLKEILEEKDCADDPSPVAAAKLAYRSCMDEENIECDGLQPLIDLLREFGGWPMTLANWNDEDFNWQDMVAETTRRLAIAPLIFTYVYLDRKNSSQSVITVDQASFGLPRSMLIEPLTYSKQIEAYRQWLAAAAWEVTKALREPIPSNKSKAVTKSRIAVDSFNLIEFEIELAKISTPSEQRRDPFKLYNPMILRTLQKWTERAEVTQPYARIKWNRFLSNVLKGVASVDPEERIIVREVDYIFRLEALLDRTPLRVIANYIHWKIVKALSTETTKRMRDLAFQFGQILSGVKEDQPRWRDCVHHVGAYFDFATGYQYVQRYFDVDAKKSADNMVEHIREAFKDEVGRLTWMDNETKEAARKKADAMTQFIGYPPWYSNITALEERYKGLSVGKSHFQNVVSTYTFFVKKAFIKLRKPTDRSEWTTSPAVVNAFYNPQKNAITFPAAILQSPFFKKGRIQALNYGSIGVVIGHEITHGFDDMGRQSDLHGNLAQWWSQSTIETYLKKAQCFIDQYGSYRVPELDILLGTEAMANGVITQGENIADNGGIRQAYLAYRRFVQKHGPEPRLQGLEEFTPEQLFFLGFAMVWCESSTTEALLQEVLSDPHSIHRLRVQGTLSNSEDFAEAFHCSSESTMNPKEKCIIW